GTGCATCAATTGAAATGGCAAGAGCCGCAGCGCTGGCTAAAGTATTAGTAATAGCAAATGCCCAAACGAATAAATTGCCAACGTGGAAACTTTGACCTAAGAATTGAAAGGCTTGGTAAGCACCATTGGCCATTAGATCTGCTGGAATGTGATTTGAATTGACGATCATTCCAATTGCAAATGAACCTAGAACGGCTGAAACAGCAACCATGACGGCTAAAATAATCATTCCTAGTGGGAATTCTTTTGAAGCGTTTTTAGTCTTATTAACGTATGGCGAAATTTTCTCGGAACCACCAACCGCAAAGACTAACATTGAAATAGTAGTAAAGTATTGTAAATCGAATTTCGGTATATATGTATGAATATCAGTCATGTTTGGTGTAGCGATTTGAACATGAGTGATAAAAGGAGCACTAACACCTAAGATAATGAACAGCATTGACATAGTAAACATAGCAACCCCGGCGATGCTACCGATATTATTCAATGTTGCAGCACCTTTACTTGCTAACCACACGAAAGCAAGAAAGATGATCAAGCTTAAACCTTGAACGATAAATGGGGATGATTCTTTAATGAAAGAACCATTACCCTTAAAGAGCCAACTAAGACTGACCATAATGATCTGTGGCTTTTGAGCTAAATAAGGAACATGAACCACCCAATAAGTCCAAGCTGCAAAGTAAGCTAACTTATTGTTAGAGAGCGTTCTGATCCAAGAACTGACACCACCACCAGCTTCTTGGAAAGCTGATCCTAATTGTCCCACCATTAATGTGTATGGAACAAAATAAAGAATCATAATTAAAATCCATGATGTTACAACGGCTAAACCTTGATTGGCAAAGTTGTTAATAACATTATTTAAACCCCAGACGGTGGTAAAACCTAGTAAGGCAATATTCCACCATCGGAAGGTCTTTGCATTTTTTGCATCTGACATAATCAAATCCTCCTACAGAAGAGATTATACAGGAAAAGCTTGAAGAAAAGGCTCGTAATAATAAGATGTTTTTTTCGAAATAACTTAGTTTTATATTTTAATAATTTATTTTTTGTAAAATTGACAGATGGCATTAAAAAATTATAATTTAGGAATACACCTACTTGATTAAATTTGGTTTACACATTTGATTTAGGCTGTATAATTGTAATCTATCTACTATATAATAAAGATGCTTTTTATAATTATTGATAGAAGTTAACGGAGTTAATTATGGATAACAACAACAATAGATTCAGAGGTCGTCGCCAAAAGACGCGTAACAGTGCTTTAGCTTCGAACAATAATGGGAAAATTAAACGTCCATTTTTAAAAATATTAGGTTTAATAGTATTAGTTACTGTCTTTGTAATAGGAGGATATGGTTTCAGGCTTTACGCCCAAGCTCAAAACTCTTTAGACAAGACGTATAAAGCTTTAGATGGTAAGAATGCTTCAGCTAAGATCAGTAGTAAAAAGCCTGTTTCAATTTTGTTATTAGGTGTTGATACTACTGATAACGGAGTTAGAGATACAGAAAAGGATTATCGAGGTAATTCAGATACAATGATCGTCGTTACGGTTAATCCGAAGACGAATAAGACTACAATGACTTCAGTTCCACGTGATACAATGGCTCAAATCTGGAAAACTTCCAGTTCGAACACCAATAAGATTCAAAAAATAAATTCAGCTTATAACATCGGCAATGAAGGAAGTGCCGTTGTAACGACAGAGAAATTATTAAACATACCAATTGATTACTATATCAAGGTTGACTTTAATTCCTTGAAGCAAATTGTCAATGCTGTCGGAGGCGTTGATGTTGACGTACCGTTTAGTTTCTCGTATGGTGATACAGGTGAAAAGGAATCTCACTTTAAAAAAGGTAAGATGCATTTGAATGGAAAACAAGCCTTGGATTATTCCAGAATGCGTTATGAAGATCCTAAGGGGGATTATGGACGTCAAATGAGACAGCGTCAGGTTATAACAGCAATTATTAAGAGTGCTGCTAGTGCCAATACCTTTACCCATTATCAAAAAGTTCTAGATAGCATTTCCAGCTCAATGACAACTAACTTGAGCTTTAGTGATATGCAATCGATGTTCTTTAATTATCGCGGTGCTGCCAAGAATATTAATTCGGATCATTTACAGGGTTATAGTTCAACGATAAATGGGTCATCTTATGAGATTGCTTCAACAAAAGAATTAAGAAGAGTTTCAAATAAGTTGCGTAAGCAATTAGGATTGTCAGAAGAGGAATTGAATAATAAGGAAACTAAGTTGAATGCATATAATAAGAAACTTGGTTTTTCATTCAATTACACCGGCGATCAACAACAGAATTACACTACATCTATTTCAAAAACTACTACTTCGGGTTATGGCGAATCCAGTCACTCGACAAGTTCATATGGAAGCGAATCAGATGGGTCCAATAACTCTGGTTATCCTGGAGGATTTGGTGGCTATTAATGTCTGAATAATATGTGGTTTTAACCATAAATTGGATAAAGGCTGAGACAATAGTTTCAGTCTTTTGTTATGTATAAAGGGAGAATAATATGAGCGTTTTAGAAGTACACGGATTAACACAGCAATTCTTAGATAAGAGATTGTATGATGATGCTAATTTACAAGTTAATAAGGAGGACCATTTAGGTATCATTGGTCAAAACGGTGTTGGTAAGAGTACCTTCATCAAGATTTTAACAGGACAGATTGAACCTGATGAAGGCAAGATTTCCTGGAAAAAGCATTTAACAATTGGTTATTTGGATCAACAAGCCAAGCTTTCAGCGGGGATGACTATTTTTGAATATCTTCAAACTGCTTTTGCAAAATTGTATGAAACAAGCGATGAACTGAATGCAATTTACATGAATAATCCAGATGATGAAGATTTGGAAAAGGCTGGAAAACTTCAAGAAATCTTGGATGCCAACGATTTTTACGAATTGGATACTAGAATTGAACAAGTTGCTACAGGATTAGGATTAGATGCAATTGGCTATGATCACGATGTTTCTAAACTCAGTGGTGGTCAACGTTCCAAGATTATTTTGGCTAAAATCCTTTTGGAACAGCCTGATATGATCTTATTGGATGAGCCAACTAACTACTTAGATACTAATCATATTGACTGGTTAGCAGATTATTTGAATAATTTTGAGGGTGCTTTCATCGTTATTTCCCATGATTATAATTTCTTGGATCGAATCATTAACTGTGTGGCTGATTTTGAATTTGGTAAGATCACTAAGTATACAGGTACTTTGAAGCAAGCATTGAAACAAAAGGCTGCTAACAAAGAGACCTATATGAAAGCATACGTTAAGCAACAGGAGAAAATCTCGAAGACTAAGGCTTATATCAGAAAGTTTAAGGCTGGTTCTAGATCAAAGAGTGCTAAGAGTAGGGAGAAGCAACTATCTCATATGGACGTTTTGACACCTCCTGGGAATAAGACTGCTTCAAGTTTTGGTTTTCCTTATATAGAAGTTCCTAGTTCTCGAATGCTTTTGGAGGTAAACAATCTTAAAGTTGGCTATGACGGGAAGGCTTTGTTTGATAAAGCTCTTAATTTCTCTATTGTTAGTGGCGAAAAGATGGTCATTAAAGGATTTAATGGAATTGGTAAGTCTACATTGATTAAGACTCTATTAGGCATACTGAAACCTATAGAGGGTAACTATGACTTTTCAGAAGTGGCTAAGATAGGTTACTTTAAGCAGGATTTAGTTTGGAAGAATAACCTAGAGAGTCCTTTCAAGTATGTAAGTGATGAACACCCAGACCAAGGTGGTAAAGATGTTAGACGAGTTTTAGCTAGAACTGGATTAACTAATCAACAAATCATGTCACCTTTACGCTCACTTTCTGGTGGAGAACAGACAAAGGTCAAGATCGGTGACTTAATGTTCAATCAATCAAACTTCCTTTTCATGGATGAGCCAACTAATCATTTGGACGATGAAAGTAAGGCAGCCTTACGTAAGGGTCTTAAGAACTATGATGGATCACTGATTTTAGTAACTCATGAGGAAGATTTCTATAGTAGTGATTGGATAGATAAAGTCCTCGACATTGAAAAAATCAAAGAAAACTAACTATTTTCAAAAAAATATGAAAAAGTACTTGCATTGGTTTACCATTAACGGTAAGATATTACCTGTTGTCGCGGTAGAGCCGATACATCAACGATTGATGATTTGTTTCATCTAATTGTTGAAAAGATAATTTTAAAAAGTTCTTGACATTAGGTTTTGAACTTGTTATGATTATTAAGTTAACTCGTTAGAGCAACAGCCTAACAATTTCTTGATTCATTTCATTAAATTGTTAGTAAAATTATTTTAAAAAAGTCCTTGACATCAACTTGTCGGCTTGATAAAATAATTAAGTCGCTGATGAGCGTAAGCGCTTAATCAGCTGGTAGACCTTTGAAAACTGAACAAAGTTTTAACACTAAAATTGTGTAGGTCAACATTTTTGTTGATATACAACGAAGTCAATTCGCTAGTAATATTTTTTATGAGTCACAAACTTTTAATATGAGAGTTTGATCCTGGCTCAGGACGAACGCTGGCGGCATGCCTAATACA
This sequence is a window from Companilactobacillus alimentarius DSM 20249. Protein-coding genes within it:
- a CDS encoding amino acid permease; this encodes MSDAKNAKTFRWWNIALLGFTTVWGLNNVINNFANQGLAVVTSWILIMILYFVPYTLMVGQLGSAFQEAGGGVSSWIRTLSNNKLAYFAAWTYWVVHVPYLAQKPQIIMVSLSWLFKGNGSFIKESSPFIVQGLSLIIFLAFVWLASKGAATLNNIGSIAGVAMFTMSMLFIILGVSAPFITHVQIATPNMTDIHTYIPKFDLQYFTTISMLVFAVGGSEKISPYVNKTKNASKEFPLGMIILAVMVAVSAVLGSFAIGMIVNSNHIPADLMANGAYQAFQFLGQSFHVGNLFVWAFAITNTLASAAALAISIDAPLRMLLGDADSRYIPKSLLKKNKRGIAINGYKMTAILVSILIVVPALGINGMNDLYNWLLNLNSIVMPMRYLWVFLAFMLLSMNLDKYKSDYMFVKNKYIGFGLGLWTFFLTAFACIMGMVPKMNMAQDPSSWWFQLALNIITPIALIALGLILPAIAKRTNEVEDIK
- a CDS encoding LCP family protein, with protein sequence MDNNNNRFRGRRQKTRNSALASNNNGKIKRPFLKILGLIVLVTVFVIGGYGFRLYAQAQNSLDKTYKALDGKNASAKISSKKPVSILLLGVDTTDNGVRDTEKDYRGNSDTMIVVTVNPKTNKTTMTSVPRDTMAQIWKTSSSNTNKIQKINSAYNIGNEGSAVVTTEKLLNIPIDYYIKVDFNSLKQIVNAVGGVDVDVPFSFSYGDTGEKESHFKKGKMHLNGKQALDYSRMRYEDPKGDYGRQMRQRQVITAIIKSAASANTFTHYQKVLDSISSSMTTNLSFSDMQSMFFNYRGAAKNINSDHLQGYSSTINGSSYEIASTKELRRVSNKLRKQLGLSEEELNNKETKLNAYNKKLGFSFNYTGDQQQNYTTSISKTTTSGYGESSHSTSSYGSESDGSNNSGYPGGFGGY
- a CDS encoding ABC-F family ATP-binding cassette domain-containing protein, yielding MSVLEVHGLTQQFLDKRLYDDANLQVNKEDHLGIIGQNGVGKSTFIKILTGQIEPDEGKISWKKHLTIGYLDQQAKLSAGMTIFEYLQTAFAKLYETSDELNAIYMNNPDDEDLEKAGKLQEILDANDFYELDTRIEQVATGLGLDAIGYDHDVSKLSGGQRSKIILAKILLEQPDMILLDEPTNYLDTNHIDWLADYLNNFEGAFIVISHDYNFLDRIINCVADFEFGKITKYTGTLKQALKQKAANKETYMKAYVKQQEKISKTKAYIRKFKAGSRSKSAKSREKQLSHMDVLTPPGNKTASSFGFPYIEVPSSRMLLEVNNLKVGYDGKALFDKALNFSIVSGEKMVIKGFNGIGKSTLIKTLLGILKPIEGNYDFSEVAKIGYFKQDLVWKNNLESPFKYVSDEHPDQGGKDVRRVLARTGLTNQQIMSPLRSLSGGEQTKVKIGDLMFNQSNFLFMDEPTNHLDDESKAALRKGLKNYDGSLILVTHEEDFYSSDWIDKVLDIEKIKEN